A stretch of DNA from Yoonia sp. BS5-3:
ACATATCGGAGAAATACTATGGCTGGAAAGATCCCAGATCTGAACGCCAAGGTACGCGCGGGGACAGGCAAGGGGGCCGCCCGCCAAGCTCGCCGTGATGGCGACGTACCTGGCATTGTTTATGGCGGCGGCGCAGACCCGCTCGCGATTAGCATCCCATTCAACTACCTGCTGACAAAGCTGCGCAAAGGCGGCTTTATGTCCACGCTTTTCAACCTGAAGGTCGAAGGCCAGGAAGATGTCCGCGTGATTTGCCGTGGCGTCCAGCGTGACGTTGTCAAAGATCTGCCCACGCATATCGACCTGATGCGCCTGAAGCGCACCAGCCGCGTGAAGATCTTTATCCCTGTTGAGTTCCTGAATGCAGACACATGCCCCGGCGTCAAAAAGGGCGGCGTTCTGACTGTTGTACGCAACGAAGTTGAGCTGGAAGTTCTGGCTGGCGACATTCCTGAAAACATCGAAATCGATCTGGCCGAAGTTGAAATCGGCGATACGATTTCCATCAGCGATGTCACATTGCCCGAAGGCGCAACCCCGGCCATCACCGACCGCGACTTTGTGATCGCTAATGTGGCTGCGCCTCGCGCGCTGCTGGCTGACGACGACGACGAAGATGAAGCCGGCGATGAAGCCGAAGCAGCAACTGAAGAGGCCGCTGAGGAGTAATTCCTTCGCCATCTTCAAACGATTAAGAGGGCACCCCAGCGGGTGCCCTTTTTCATTTTCTGTTCGGGTCACGCTCACACGCGATCACGTCAAATTTAGTCATCCTTGCCCGGGTTTTGTGACAGGTTCCCTGCATGAACCTGAGGATGTCATGAAAAAGCAGCGCAAACGCCACCAACCCAAAAAGAAACCTCACGCCGCGCAGGCCGAGGCCGGGCCAGCGAAGGCCCCAAATCGCCGTGCTTTGCTGCGCAACGGGCTGATTGGAGCCGCTGTTTTGGGTGTTGCTGGTTTTCTGACGGCAAGCACCGTGATGGCAACCATATCCGAACATGATCTTAGCCGTGTTGGCCAAGGTGTTCCCATGGTTGTTCAGGTCCATGACCCGCAATGCCCGTCATGCCGCGATTTGCAACGCGAAACCCGCACCGCATTGGAAGCCTTTGACGAATCCGAGCTGCAATATGTGATTGCCAGCCTCACCAGCACCACGGGCGCCGCCTTTGCTGCCCAATATGCCGCCCCGCGCATCACCCTGCTACTCTTCGATGGCGCGGGCAATCTGCAAGAGACCATCAATGGCGTGCATCCCTATACCGACCTTCAATTACGCTTTTCCCAGCTGGTTGCATTAGACCGCTAGCGCCGCATTGCAGCATCCGTTAAGATGCGCGCATGAAGTTACTTGTTGGTCTTGGCAATCCTGGCGCAAAATATGCGCGCAATCGCCACAATATTGGTTTTATGGCCATGGATCAGATCGCCTCTGATCATGGGTTTGGGCCGTGGCGCACGAAATTCCAGGGGCTAGTCGCCGAGGGCCGTTTGGGCTCTGATAAGGTGACGCTGCTTAAGCCCGAGACCTTTATGAACCTTTCGGGCCAATCGGTTGGCGAGGCGATGCGCTATCTTAAGCTTAGCCCAAGCGATATCATTGTCTTTCATGATGAGCTTGATCTAGCCCCCGGCAAAGTGCGCCTGAAGACAGGCGGCGGCCATGCCGGCCATAATGGGCTGCGTTCGATCCACGGCCATATCGGCCCTGACTATGATCGGGTTCGGCTGGGCATTGGCCATCCCGGCCATAAAGACGCGGTGCCTGGCTATGTACTGCGCGATTTCCCCAAGGCCGATGCTGACTGGCTGGATGATGAAATGCGCGGGATTGGCGATGGTATTGCTGATCTGGTGGCCGGTGATGGCCCAAAGTTTCTCAATGCGATTGCCTTGCGTGTGAACCCGCCCCGCTCGTCAAAATCATCCCCGAAACCCAAACCTGGCACGGCGCCGGAGCCTGCCAAGGCATCGCCCGCCGCCCCAGCTGATGACAGGTCCGCCTTGCAAAAGCTTGTGGATCGGTTTCGCTAGCGCCCCCGCACATATCAACCGCTTTCCAGCGGCAAGCCAAGGCTTGCGAAAGCCTCGGTTCGCCCTTTATGGGGCAATTGATCCGACTTTTCGAGACCCGCCCATGGCCTGAGGGCCAGATCCGCGACCGTATGTTTCATTGGCCCGGCGATATCAGCCCGCGCAGCCAATCGATTACGTTGCGCCTGACCGGCGCCTTGCACGCGCTGCGGCTGGATGGCCATGATGGTCTGGCGCAGGTCTATCCGCCTGCGACGCCTGATGATGATACGCTTTGGGGCGCTATTTCAGCTGCGCTGATCACGGATGCGGCAAAGATTGACCGCTGGCTTGATAGCCCGCCGCAAACGAATGAAGTCCGCCGCTCGGCCACGTTGATCGCTGTGGGCCATTGGCTGGCCGACCGTTTTGGGTTGCCGATCCGATGCTCGGAATTGGGCGCAAGCGCTGGGTTGAACCTGAACTGGCATCGCTACGCGATGACGGCCCAGGACAATCATTTCGGCGCGGCGGATCCTGTCCTGACATTGTCCCCTGATTGGACCGGCGTTTTGCCCCCAAACACCCGGCCTCAGATCGTCGCCCAAGCCGGTGTCGATTTGAACCCGCTTGATCCACACCGCGATGCATTACGCCTGCAAGCCTATCTGTGGCCCGATCAACCACATCGTTTGGCCTTGACCAAGGCCGCGATTGGGGCGGCAGACACAGCCGTGACGCGGGGCGATGCG
This window harbors:
- a CDS encoding 50S ribosomal protein L25/general stress protein Ctc, with amino-acid sequence MAGKIPDLNAKVRAGTGKGAARQARRDGDVPGIVYGGGADPLAISIPFNYLLTKLRKGGFMSTLFNLKVEGQEDVRVICRGVQRDVVKDLPTHIDLMRLKRTSRVKIFIPVEFLNADTCPGVKKGGVLTVVRNEVELEVLAGDIPENIEIDLAEVEIGDTISISDVTLPEGATPAITDRDFVIANVAAPRALLADDDDEDEAGDEAEAATEEAAEE
- the pth gene encoding aminoacyl-tRNA hydrolase, coding for MKLLVGLGNPGAKYARNRHNIGFMAMDQIASDHGFGPWRTKFQGLVAEGRLGSDKVTLLKPETFMNLSGQSVGEAMRYLKLSPSDIIVFHDELDLAPGKVRLKTGGGHAGHNGLRSIHGHIGPDYDRVRLGIGHPGHKDAVPGYVLRDFPKADADWLDDEMRGIGDGIADLVAGDGPKFLNAIALRVNPPRSSKSSPKPKPGTAPEPAKASPAAPADDRSALQKLVDRFR
- a CDS encoding DUF2332 family protein, with product MSTAFQRQAKACESLGSPFMGQLIRLFETRPWPEGQIRDRMFHWPGDISPRSQSITLRLTGALHALRLDGHDGLAQVYPPATPDDDTLWGAISAALITDAAKIDRWLDSPPQTNEVRRSATLIAVGHWLADRFGLPIRCSELGASAGLNLNWHRYAMTAQDNHFGAADPVLTLSPDWTGVLPPNTRPQIVAQAGVDLNPLDPHRDALRLQAYLWPDQPHRLALTKAAIGAADTAVTRGDAIDWLSGRLSHEPGQLHLIYSTVAWQYFPETKQHEGRALIEAAGKAATDANPLAWFGMEDDGGNAGAALTLRLWPGDLRIDLGRADFHGRWINWTAPATNA